The Nothobranchius furzeri strain GRZ-AD chromosome 8, NfurGRZ-RIMD1, whole genome shotgun sequence sequence CACTTATCAACCTAACCCATATAAAACAGTGAACACCTGAACGACCAATCAGGTCTCATCGTGGGCCGGCTTTAGGCTTGCACGAGGAAATTCTAGTGATTGACGTACACGTAGCACGGCCCATTGGAGGAGCTCTGACCAATCCGATTAGTAAATAGGCGTTCTCCTGTCTGTTTTTCCCGCCCCTTCCAGAAAGGACATATTTATTAGCCAATAGAAAGCGAGCAAGGGCAGAGACTTCAAGCCGAATTTCAGTTACTGCGTACGGGCGTCCTTTACGCTAACAAGGCCCGCCTATTGGCCGGTCTACGGACTTCCCACAGACAGTTGTATGTTTCATAAAAATGCACTCTGATGCGGCAAGTAAGTGAGAACGTTTCTGCATCAAATTGCGACCTTTCTCGTTGTTGGTGCGCGTATCAGACAGAAAAAACGGACGCGTTGTGTTTCTACATCCGCCTTTGTCCCGTGTGTCTGTCAGGTTTCATGGGAACGCATGAATCCTGTCTTATTTGCTAGTCTCTTTGTATTTGCCAGTGCTGTCTGGGTCGACAACAAAGGAAGGATGGCTACAGTAATTATAGCTATTTTCAGTTGTAAACGTTTGCTGAGACACGATAAGTTTATTTCTGGTAATTATTTTCGGGTTGTGCTGCTGTTTTAGGTTAAATTCCACCGACGCTGCTTAAGTTCAGAGGATTTTCGATTGCAGTCGGTGCGTTGTGGCGTTCCTATTCCTCGTTACTCGTGGCGCACATAATATTTAAACTCAAACTTGTAATTCGGCGTGATTCGGCCAATTTTCGGGTCAGCTGCGGACTGTAAGAGAGAAGGAAAATTGTGACGCAGTTGTGTAAAACATCTTTCGTTGCTTGCTGCAACAGTGCTAGCAATTTTTTCATAGCCCACGTTAGCTTCTGTAAAACGTCACCACAGTGCTTTCCTGTCAGTGACCATGTCGCATTACATTTATTAATCAATGTAAAATGTATTCAGTCGGAAAAGGTACATGTTGGGGGGAGATGAGTCTGAAAGAAAGAGTTGTTTTGTAGAGACGTGGGTATTGTAGTTTATTAACCCAAGCAAAGCTTAGCTTCTAACGACCACTATAAAGGAAAAGAACTACAACATCCAGACGCCCGACTCTCTGGATACTTTGTAAACTCTGCAAGTTGCTCGTCTACTGCTATTTTTGGTATGCAGCTAGTGCTATCCGTTCGTTTATCTCTGCCGTTTCTCTGAGTTTTGCCTCTAGTGATAATTCTGTACTAAACAGCAACACACACCCGGCTTTTACTCACAAGGTAGCCGCCATAATCGAATATATTAGCGTTTTAGTCCTGTCCTTTCAGTAGCACAGGGAGTCAATCGTGAGGGTCTTTTTCTGCCATTTTAAAGCCCTAAACACATCATATGTGTGGGTTAAATGGTAATGTTGTGTTCATAGGCAACGTAGGATTCAAGTCTCCATTATTAGCGTTGTTGACGTCAcctcttcataaccttacatgatTAGGTCGAGTATTAAGTTATAAATGAAGCCTTATTTGGATTTTTCTAAAatgtcatttaaatgtttttgtggATAGATTTTCAGCTGAATTCTCATTTGACTACACTGGCCAGCATCCACAAGATTCACCACACCTTACACAGGCTGGTAACTATCTAACAGAAGGCTGATTATTTGTGTGAAGTgaatgtttctttttttattcacATGCTTTTATTTGTTAGAATCTGGCTGAAGACGTTGGACAGGATAGCCACCCGTCAGGTAAAATCCTTACGTGTGTTTTCTGTTCTTCATGCAGTTTGCACGCTAGTTCTGCTGATACTGATCTGCTGTGAATTATTTTGACAGCTTGCTACTCAAGAGCCATGCCACCTAGGAAAAAGAGGAGACCTTCTGCTGGAGATGACATGTCAGCCAAGAAAAGTCGCCAAGAGAGGTGACAGGAGGGTTTTCAGGAAACTTGATTGTTGTGGCTTATTAAAATAAACATGGACACAAATATGCTTCTGTAGTTTTGCTGCTTAGCTCACGGCTGACATCGTCTCATTATCTACAGTGTTTTCAGAAAACATGAAACATCGCAAATCCGGGAGGAGGAGACGTTTTCTAGTAAAAGATGTTTGGAGTGGTTTTATGAATATGCAGGTGAGCAGTCATCACACATTTTGGTTTAGTCACTGATCTTTGTGTTTGTAGCTGAGTTAATGCTGTGTGATGCTGCTCGGCTCACCTAGGTTGTGACGATGTGGTGGGTCCAGAGGGCATAGAGAAGTTCTGTGAGGACATCGGAGTGGAGCCTGAAAACGTGAGCAGATTTTATTTAGACTTGTTCACTACTGGACAAGGTTTTGGTTTGGTTCCATTTGCATGATCTTAGTTTATTCTATTTCCTCCTTTGGCTGCCCATCACACTGTCTCAGTGACACTGAAACAGGAATTTTAGTCATAGCAACATACGGTCAGCATTTGCATACACATTAATGCTTTTACAATCTGAAATCTGTTGACATAACTCAACAAATTTGCATCCCTAAAACACAAATATACACAGATCTGATGTGCAGCGCAATCTGTTTTCACGTCCTAAAAGCAGGTAAAGAGAATCCGGTTAACTTGGCAACAGCTGCTGTTCTATGGTCCCCGACTCGTGGTTGTCTCATCATAGCTACCTCAGTGGGTTCTAGCAGGTCTCACGAAACCCACTGCAGGTATTCAACACACCCTAAAGGTCAAAAGTTGCTCCATTACACATCCCTGGCTACTTATGGCCATTCTAAAATATCACCACACCACTAGTGCTTGCTTACAGAGAGACTTTCAGGTCATCTGGCCCTCTTGATTACTGTGCCCGTCCCAGGAACCATGTCTGGTCAAACCTTTTTGCTGAACCCATTTTTtgcctttattttttatttttgaaagatgTATTACTTGTTGATTATGTTGTTTCTTCTTGGGGCCTTTAAAGGAATATTTTGACCATTTTGAATGTGTTTCTATATATAAATAACAGAGATGGGGAATtgaggcatcaacaagtcatctccatgctaTGTTTTTCTTCAACTCAGCAACTAAACCAggggatttcaatcagcacagtaaaTGAACctagttcagttgctgagcagaactaaaacacggcatggagatgacttgttgataccACAGTTCTCATCTCTGATGAATAATTACAATCTTACCTGTAGTAGAGGCCTTCCTGAACCTGCTTATGGGGTTTAAGTCCCCttaagtcaacttcagggttcatttcaagatcctggttctggtctatagggccttacatggacaagcaccatcttacattggtgatcttctcagtccctacacccccagcaggtccctgaggtccagtgaccaaagcctactggttgtgcagcaccaggctaaaggtcaaaggtgacagatcatctgctgctgtggcccccagactctggacctctctccccctgagcctgagatcagtggactcagtggtctcctttaaaaagcagctgaagactcacttgttcaagctggcttttgtatgaccttcttcacctctctctctttattctgctctccccacctattccaccttcctcaggatccactgatttccctctttcctcttcactctctctctttcttaacattttttcttttaaatcccaattgcctatttttgcccattttaaatatatttttaaacattttctaaatgcttttttaaatatttttacttttttttgtttttgtgaagcgcctcgtgatttttatcttgagaggcgctatagaaatgatattttcttcttcttcttaaactcGCTggtgcctccagcagctcactgaCACCAGCTTCATGCTCCTAAAATGACAGCTGTTAATTTTGCATTACATGATTATTATGGCAGAAATATTAAAAATGTCCTTATGAAATAATGCATGAACAAACCAATGAAATCCTGCATATCAGATTCTATTTAATATGGCAGCAGTCTGCTTTGACCTTGCCTGGAAGTCTGTTTCGGTTTATATTtgtgcaaaaataaatgttgattCCTTTGGACCTTTAAAAGACACTGCTGCAGTCTTTAATTCAGCGGTCACAGagcgcgtttacatgcagccagtaacccttttgaaacccgaatattcacaataacccggttccgcaggtccatgtaaacaccgccaaaaacccggttactacacctggggtaacccttttctaacccgaatgtttggtcgtgtaaacgcataccgggatatccccatcaaagcgtgtgttctgcgcatgctctgttcgcaagaaatcttggtcttttgagtagcgagacgtcgtgtacgcgccagaacaccggaagtaaacaagttgcTCACGTACTCTCCTTCGAATGAAGGCCAGTACGCACAGTCGTAAAAGCTGCTGGTGGGTCGATACcagcactaaagcgcaaacaaacgcggtcgctatctcttccgaactgggaaacatgttgttgttttcacagataccggaacaagaagaaccggaaatgacgcatattgcgtctggacgtagtccatacgtcctgacgctaccccaacgtccgcatttacatcgggttatgcaagttaggggcaactctttctatttatgcttgtaaacgggttattctgatcaactcagaaacccgaataccgaccttaacccgatcataacccggatattggctgcatgtaaacgtagtcagtgagGCCTGACAGGAACCTGGTAGGACATACCTGCTGTAACATCTTCTATTTATGCCCAGGTGGTGATGCTGGTGCTTGCTTGGAAACTGGATGCCCAGAGTATGGGATATTTTACTCTTCAGGAGTGGCTACGAGGCATGGGTTCCCTTCAGTATGTCAGCTACTTACTGTCTCTTACATTTGCTCTCTTTGAGAAAAAGTTTCTACTTCCTCTGCGGTTGTGATTCTCTGTGGATTTGGCGTTGAAGTGTGTCTGGGGTAATTTTCTGCTGTTGTCAGGTGCGATTCCACCGAGAGGCTGAGGAACTCCCTCGACTACCTGAGATCTGTGCTGAACGACGGCACCAGTTTTAAGCTCATTTACAGATACGCCTTTGATTTTGCTCGGGTACGCTGAAAAAACTCTTTCAACCATTGAGCCGCATGCACACAGTTTAACTTATAGCCTAAACTAAGCAGAAATGTAGCTCAGGATCAAATTTGATATTTTTAGCTAATCAAATCTACCTTCAGTTTTTTTCCTATATTAGACATGCAGCTTTCatagatgaaataaaaatgtaaaatatggtATAAAACCCCAGTTTTGGCTTAcagaaattcattttataaacgatGGGCTCTGAAATCCGTCTAGTTTAGTGCATGTGGCTGATCTACTTTTATTAATAAAGCAAggtttgtttaaagtggttgtttTTTattaagtcttgtgagttgtgacTGGACAGGAAAAAGATCAGAGGAGTTTGGACTTGAACACAGCCAAGTGCATGCTGGGACTTCTTCTGGGGAAGACGTGGCCTCTGTTTCCTGTCTTCAATCAGTTTTTAGAGGTGAGCATGCAGCAAAAGATAATCACACAGTAGCTGTTGCCTTAATCTGTGGTGCTTGTTTGGTTTCTCAGCAATCCAAGTATAAAGTCATCAACAAAGACCAGTGGTGCAACGTTTTAGAGTTCAGCAGGACAATCAACCTGGATCTTAGTAACTACGATGAGGATGGGGCCTGTGAGTGAACACTTCATTATACATAAGGTGGGTCATCAGAGTCCACATTTGAAATGATGGTTCTCTGTCTTGTCTTTTTTCAGGGCCAGTTTTGTTGGATGAATTTGTGGAATGGTACAAAGAAAGACAGATGTCATAGCTGAGGAtggaaaaggaaaaataaaagaCAACTGTGACCACAACAAATCAACAACCAATACGCAAACATCAAACAAACGGTAAAGCAGTGACAGTGGGTGCTTCCTGGTAAAGGAGGGGTTCTGTGGTGggtggatgggggtggggggcgctGGGTTTACAGCTCAGCTGGATTCTGCCTCGACTGTCAGGGCAGAAGGCTGTTATTGTGGAGTTAACTCGCCATGAGGAAGTTGCATTGTGGGTCGATTTGCAGCAATCCCCCTGTGGTGTTGCTCTCTCGTCATTGTGACACGTCACATTGCTGAAATCCATCCGGTttagtggatggatggaggtaAAATGGTAATGTGTGGCAGAACCAGCCCTTCTTCAGCACCAAGATACCAACTGGAGCAACTTTTCATACATTGTGTTTGAGTCTTACACGTCACTTGGACCTGGGCACACTCAAGTATTAAATACTCGTGCAATCAACTTAAACTTGAGCTTCTCTGGACAAATGGCACTAActactgtttttttattttaattttatttcgtTATTTGAGTTTGATAGTATTTCAAAAAGCACACTGTGTCAAAAGGGTTGACTGTGGGTTTCTGATGCCTGTGCTGTTTACTATCAATATAAGCCAGTTCTTTTTATTCCCTccagttttcctgtttctctaacTGTTCTGCTAATGCTGTCTGCTAGCCCACTGCTGGGTTCTCAGATCTCACAACACCAAACGGATCAACATTGCTGCTTACCAACTCTCACTACAGTGCAGTGGTGAGCTCCGCATCTGTTGGTCTAAAGACCAATGTATGTATCTACATTGTGTTGGTAGGAGTATTATTGTGCCTCAAACATGGAAGTCACGttttgtgtcacacacacacacacacacacacacacacacacacacacacacacacacacacacacacacacacacacacacacacacacttggtcaGGTAATATTTCAGGATGAATCCAGACTGTTTAGGCTGTGTTATGAATTAGCATAGAGCTAGACAGTGTCTATTTAGTCTCAGTATATGGCATCTTTTTGTCTTCCCTAGTCCACTTTCTGGTCTCCTTTTACCAGTAGCATCTCTCCCAAAACTGACAGTGTTAATATACGGTAACTACAGTGGAACACCATGCACCCTCCGAGAGCAACATCCTAGTAGGCTTGTGAGTTATTTCTGCTCAAAGTATTTTTGTACCACCTGTAGGATGTAAACAGTGGACACTGACAGTTTGGAGCTGTGTAATGATGCTATGCTGTTCTGTGTGTAATGATGCTATGCTGTTCTGTTTGCCTAGTGTAATGTACTTGTATAAATTTTTTTGTCCTTGACTGTGACGTAATGCTGAACTGTCAGAAGATTTACTATTTGCATGCATGCTCCAGCAGAGAACAGCAAATGGATGAGATTGCTCAAAAACATTTTttcaaacatgtttttgttttgtacagTTATTCGTGCACATGTTTTGTGCTTGCTTTGGCATACACAACCATGTTAGTTTATTTTTCTAATGAGAAAAACACAATTGTGTCTAAGACCTGGAACACACCTGTAACCTCATGATGGAGCGAGAGTTCCCTCCTGCATTTATCCCATATTCTGCATCTTTACACACATTTTAAACCCCAACAGGCTGCAGACCGTGTGatgaattattttatttaaagtaCATAAAATATTTGGTTTGCCATTATTCACACAAATGCACATTTCAAATAGCGACGTTTGTCCATTAAAATCCAGTCATTGTGAAGTATCATCCTTCAGCAAAAACAGATTAGACCAGCTGTTGGATTGCTACCAAATACTGTGTAGACATAGTTGTTTTGGTATTCTTCCATAAAAATGCAGGAGGATGAACAGCCTTGTCCCaactgtatatatgtatgtaaacaATTTAATGTCTATATGTCTGTTTTCACTATAACCAATGTCTATACACGAAAATAAAAGGGTTTATTAACTTACTGGCCGATATCTTAATTCATTACTAATGTTAATTCAAATaagtatacattttatttatttatgaactCATTTTTTAAGAGAATTAAACCGCCAGAGATGTACCATCTGGTTTTTGAACGGGTCCTCTAACCATACAATAAACAGAAAGCAAGATAACAGAGTTAATAAAAGACCATTCTAAGACGCTAATCACTTTATATATATCCAAAACATATTTGTTTTATATATAAAACATCTGAAACattcctaaaaatctataaaaagCACAGAAGAATATATAAAGAACGtgggtgtaaaaaaataaatcaaaagacGATTGCAAATAGGCATAACATGTTGATATACAAAAGTTCTAAACAAACGAAAGGATGTGATGGACCTTAAAGCTGCTGGTAAGTTGTTCCAGTCCACTGGAGCTCTGACAGAAAAAGCCAGCTTCCCTGACTCCTTTTTAAACTGGGTTTTACCAATGAAATTTGATCAGCTCTGCAAATAATGTGATAAGAGTGGCACGGTATTAGCAAAGTGGTTAAATATGATGGGAAATTAAAGTGAACACATTTGAAAATAAACAGCAACCAGTGAAACTTCAGCCTAGCTCCAACTGGAAGCCAGAACAGACGTGTTGACAGTGATGAGTTTGGAATGGACAACGCAATACAGAACGACATAAGCTGTTATAAATAATATTAACAGAGTGAAGAGAGGAAGTGGTAGAGGTCTGATAAATTACATCAGCATAATCTAACAGTATTTAGAGATGTTATTAAAATCTTGATTGTTTTTAAACCTGCTGGATCTTATATGACCGTTAAAGCTTTTAATCTTTAACTTGTGCAATTAGAAGTTATCTTAAAAACTGAACCAAAAAAAATGtagacacataaaaaataaattcttaacttctcCACAAACAGTTTTTGTAAAAGCAAAGACGTGTCAAATTCTGCAATTTACTTAGAAAAATAAGACCTATCCTTGTTATTTTTGTGTTTGCCCTTCTCAGTCATCTGGAGGAGGGGTTTCTGGAAGAGGAGGTGGAGCCTCCTGCAATAGGTTTTTAATTCCATGCCCTTTGTAGCGTGGAACTCCATATAACAACAATAGCAAATCTGCATCTTTTCTCTTTTCCACTGAAGCTGAAGGAAGATGTTCCACTGGTTCTTTCG is a genomic window containing:
- the dcun1d4 gene encoding DCN1-like protein 4 isoform X1 — encoded protein: MHSDAANFQLNSHLTTLASIHKIHHTLHRLNLAEDVGQDSHPSACYSRAMPPRKKRRPSAGDDMSAKKSRQESVFRKHETSQIREEETFSSKRCLEWFYEYAGCDDVVGPEGIEKFCEDIGVEPENVVMLVLAWKLDAQSMGYFTLQEWLRGMGSLQCDSTERLRNSLDYLRSVLNDGTSFKLIYRYAFDFAREKDQRSLDLNTAKCMLGLLLGKTWPLFPVFNQFLEQSKYKVINKDQWCNVLEFSRTINLDLSNYDEDGAWPVLLDEFVEWYKERQMS
- the dcun1d4 gene encoding DCN1-like protein 4 isoform X2 → MPPRKKRRPSAGDDMSAKKSRQESVFRKHETSQIREEETFSSKRCLEWFYEYAGCDDVVGPEGIEKFCEDIGVEPENVVMLVLAWKLDAQSMGYFTLQEWLRGMGSLQCDSTERLRNSLDYLRSVLNDGTSFKLIYRYAFDFAREKDQRSLDLNTAKCMLGLLLGKTWPLFPVFNQFLEQSKYKVINKDQWCNVLEFSRTINLDLSNYDEDGAWPVLLDEFVEWYKERQMS